In Pseudomonadota bacterium, the sequence ATCGTCGAGCTATACTTCGAGCGCCGACGCCTGCAGCTCGAACGCGATCTACTCGGCCGCAAGGATGCCGGAAGGCTCCTGAGGATCGCAGAGATCGAAGCACTGCTCGATGCCTTTACGGGTGGCGCGTTTGGACGCATGCTAGCGTCTCCGCACGTGCCCCAGCCGTGACCACCAGTCGCCGAAAACACGCTCGCTACGCCGTGGCACTGACCGCCGAGATCGACGCCGGCGCGCAAACACTAGGAGGCACGACACACAATGTCTCCATGGGCGGAGCCGCGGTCATCGTGCCGCAAGCCGTGGTCGATGGAACCCATGTCAGGCTCACCCTCATCATGACGGGCGACGGAGTCGAGGACCCCGAGGAAGATCCCTTGATCACCGACGCGCGCGTGATCTGGACGGCCGAGCGCGACGACGGTCAGACCACGGTGGGCTTGCGGTTTGTCGAGATGGCTGCGGGCCAAAGCGCGCACCTTGGA encodes:
- a CDS encoding PilZ domain-containing protein; translation: MTTSRRKHARYAVALTAEIDAGAQTLGGTTHNVSMGGAAVIVPQAVVDGTHVRLTLIMTGDGVEDPEEDPLITDARVIWTAERDDGQTTVGLRFVEMAAGQSAHLGRFLEAIDA